The Piliocolobus tephrosceles isolate RC106 chromosome 3, ASM277652v3, whole genome shotgun sequence genome has a window encoding:
- the IL2 gene encoding interleukin-2: MYRMQLLSCIALSLALVTNSAPTSSSTKKTQLQLEHLLLDLQMILNGINNYKNPKLTRMLTFKFYMPKKATELKHLQCLEEELKPLEEVLNLAQSKNFHLRDTKDLISNINVIVLELKGSETTMMCEYADETATIVEFLNRWITFCQSIISTLT; encoded by the exons ATGTACAGGATGCAACTCCTGTCTTGCATTGCACTAAGTCTTGCACTTGTCACAAACAGTGCACCTACTTCAAGTTCTACAAAGAAAACACAGCTACAACTGGAGCATTTACTGCTGGATTTACAGATGATTTTGAATGGAATTAAT AATTACAAGAATCCCAAACTCACCAGGATGCTCACATTTAAGTTTTACATGCCCAAGAAG GCCACAGAATTGAAACATCTTCAGTGTCTAGAAGAAGAACTCAAACCTCTGGAGGAAGTGCTAAATTTAGCTCAAAGCAAAAACTTTCACTTAAGAGATACCAAGGACTTAATCAGCAATATCAACGTAATAGTTCTGGAACTAAAG GGATCTGAAACAACAATGATGTGTGAATATGCTGATGAGACAGCAACCATTGTAGAATTTCTGAACAGATGGATTACCTTTTGTCAAAGCATCATCTCAACACTGACCTGA